The Rhodopseudomonas palustris genome window below encodes:
- a CDS encoding GNAT family N-acetyltransferase, with amino-acid sequence MDVTIRAMRSEDAADIFEIVNQRAFRYWTLSLPYESFDTIKKWLEPQSPRDLHFSAELDGRVVGASALRPFYGRRAHAAEFWIGVHEEYARRGIGTRLLAAMIDTADNWLNIKRIEMTVFTDNVSALALYDKFGFEIEGTHKAATFREGVFVDAHCMARLR; translated from the coding sequence ATGGACGTTACCATCCGCGCGATGCGCAGCGAGGACGCTGCCGACATTTTCGAGATCGTCAATCAGCGTGCATTTCGCTACTGGACGCTCTCCCTCCCCTATGAATCGTTCGACACCATCAAGAAGTGGCTGGAGCCACAATCACCACGGGATCTGCATTTTTCGGCGGAGCTGGACGGCCGCGTCGTCGGCGCGTCCGCGTTGCGCCCGTTCTACGGGCGCCGCGCCCACGCGGCCGAATTCTGGATCGGCGTGCATGAAGAATACGCCCGACGCGGCATCGGCACGCGACTGCTCGCCGCGATGATCGACACCGCCGACAACTGGCTGAACATCAAGCGGATCGAGATGACGGTGTTCACCGACAATGTCAGCGCGCTGGCGCTGTACGACAAGTTCGGTTTCGAGATCGAAGGAACCCACAAGGCCGCGACGTTCAGGGAAGGCGTGTTCGTCGACGCCCATTGCATGGCGCGATTGCGATGA
- a CDS encoding TonB-dependent receptor: MIAVALAVAAVPEARAQANNAYNFSIPAKSRLAALADFTAATGIQVVHQGAGAIGGTSQVVSGRYPADTALRTILAGSGLNYRFTGPRTVAIEAPGAGGGAVAGGGIALDTISVTGAGQGIGRDGVSEINITSVDIERRNATDLKGVFRGEPSVIVGSSLPMSQKLYVQGIEETNLAVSIDGSRQNNKVFHHNATTMIDPSLLKAVRVDAGVAPADAGPGALGGAIAYVTKDARDFLPNDGFGGSIKSTFNFNGNTSTNNLTSYTRQGGFEALGSFTYAKGSEFKAGNGQEVLGTATNFLSGLGKIAYQSLEGHRFSLSHEQMRDDALRPFRANAVQIIGGRPTPLVRPYTLDRQNTVFTYTNESPDGWWDPKFVLGYNRSKVAVDQYTGATLNTYSYTSQGISDSLNGKLENKFAFSIGDVIAGIDFYRDRAEYTDVSYRTMEKADNVGAYAQARLRPWERTKLSFGVRGDHQDFKGVNGFRSSDQGFSGNASGEYELTSFLTAKAGYSHVWAGVPLAENYVQNPAWVYGVGPKSVTSDNATAGLVAHYGDFRFEGGVFRTKIYDARVPLWAANQALRAFDVQTQGFHVGGTYNWGDGFARVRFARTDAEVDGKPADTYLGQYLTAPIGDILTFQLAHTVVPWNLTFGGDVEIVFDYDKLLNPVTGIGKLEGYEVLNAFVEHRPFALPSLLLRGEVRNLFNRNYAARGTYGLEYGTGVVRPLYEPGRSFLVSAKLDF, encoded by the coding sequence ATGATTGCAGTGGCGCTTGCCGTTGCCGCTGTGCCCGAAGCGCGGGCGCAGGCGAACAACGCCTATAATTTCAGTATTCCGGCCAAATCGCGCCTCGCCGCGCTTGCGGACTTCACGGCTGCGACCGGGATCCAGGTGGTGCATCAGGGCGCGGGCGCGATCGGCGGCACGTCCCAGGTGGTGAGCGGCCGATATCCCGCCGACACGGCGCTGCGGACGATTCTGGCCGGCTCCGGCCTGAACTATCGCTTCACCGGGCCGCGCACGGTCGCGATCGAGGCGCCGGGCGCCGGCGGCGGCGCGGTGGCGGGCGGCGGCATCGCGCTGGATACGATCAGCGTCACGGGCGCCGGCCAGGGGATCGGCCGCGACGGCGTCAGCGAGATCAATATCACGAGCGTCGATATCGAGCGCCGCAATGCGACCGACCTCAAGGGCGTGTTTCGCGGCGAGCCGAGCGTCATCGTCGGCTCCTCGCTGCCGATGTCGCAGAAACTCTACGTGCAGGGCATCGAGGAAACCAATCTCGCGGTCTCGATCGACGGCTCGCGTCAGAACAACAAGGTCTTTCACCACAATGCGACGACGATGATCGACCCCAGCCTGCTCAAGGCGGTGCGGGTCGATGCGGGCGTGGCGCCCGCCGATGCCGGCCCCGGCGCGCTCGGCGGCGCGATCGCCTATGTGACCAAGGATGCGCGGGACTTCCTGCCCAATGACGGCTTCGGCGGCTCGATCAAATCGACGTTCAACTTCAACGGCAACACCTCGACCAACAATCTCACCAGCTACACGCGCCAGGGCGGCTTCGAAGCGCTCGGCTCCTTCACCTATGCCAAGGGAAGCGAGTTCAAGGCCGGCAACGGCCAGGAGGTGCTCGGCACCGCGACCAATTTTCTGAGTGGGCTCGGCAAGATCGCCTATCAGAGCCTCGAGGGCCATCGTTTCTCGCTGAGCCACGAGCAGATGCGTGACGACGCCCTGCGGCCGTTCCGGGCGAATGCCGTGCAGATCATCGGCGGAAGGCCGACCCCGCTGGTGCGCCCCTACACGCTCGACCGGCAGAACACCGTCTTCACCTACACCAACGAATCCCCCGACGGCTGGTGGGACCCCAAATTCGTGCTGGGCTACAATCGCTCGAAAGTCGCGGTGGACCAATACACCGGCGCCACGCTCAACACCTACAGCTACACCAGCCAGGGAATCAGCGACAGCCTCAACGGCAAGCTGGAGAACAAGTTCGCCTTTTCCATCGGCGACGTCATCGCCGGCATCGACTTTTACCGGGACCGCGCCGAATACACCGACGTGAGCTATCGGACGATGGAGAAAGCCGACAATGTCGGCGCCTATGCGCAGGCGCGGCTGCGGCCCTGGGAGCGCACCAAGCTCTCCTTCGGCGTGCGCGGAGACCACCAGGATTTCAAGGGGGTCAACGGCTTTCGCTCGAGCGACCAGGGCTTCAGCGGCAACGCCTCCGGCGAATATGAACTGACCAGCTTCCTCACCGCCAAGGCGGGCTACTCGCACGTCTGGGCCGGTGTTCCGCTCGCCGAGAACTACGTCCAGAACCCGGCATGGGTCTACGGCGTCGGCCCCAAGTCGGTCACGTCCGACAACGCCACCGCCGGACTGGTCGCTCACTACGGCGACTTCCGCTTCGAGGGCGGCGTGTTCCGGACCAAGATCTACGACGCGCGCGTGCCTCTCTGGGCCGCCAACCAGGCGCTGCGCGCCTTCGACGTGCAGACGCAGGGCTTCCACGTCGGCGGCACCTACAACTGGGGCGACGGTTTCGCGCGGGTGCGGTTCGCCCGCACCGACGCCGAGGTCGACGGCAAGCCGGCCGACACCTATCTCGGCCAGTATCTCACGGCGCCGATCGGCGACATCCTGACGTTTCAACTCGCGCATACCGTGGTGCCGTGGAATCTGACATTCGGCGGCGACGTCGAAATCGTCTTCGACTACGACAAGCTGCTGAATCCGGTGACGGGAATCGGCAAGCTCGAAGGCTACGAAGTCCTCAACGCCTTCGTCGAGCATCGCCCGTTCGCGCTGCCGTCGCTGTTGCTGCGGGGTGAAGTCAGAAACCTGTTCAACAGGAACTACGCGGCCCGCGGCACCTACGGCCTCGAGTACGGCACAGGCGTGGTGCGGCCGCTCTACGAGCCCGGCCGCTCCTTCCTGGTCAGCGCCAAGCTCGACTTCTGA
- a CDS encoding FecR family protein, translating to MNFASDDSKDRERTSREATEWFVRLQNPLASDDTRRAYRDWLMADPAHRDAIRDVSELWGALDQPAAELAATGWHRSADVAPRPRRWFATGSRLATAAVVLVALAGGLAVWRDPGLIDRAFADVATHPGERIEVSLADGTLAFLDGDTALKSRMDGERREVTMLRGRVWFDVTSDPARPFTVHAGRVETRVLGTAFEVNREAAAVTVERGEVAVSAVENQHGRVKLTAWQRVALQDGMLGAPVPVDPEQMFAWRRGLIILDRAPLSQVVEELDKMAPGRVLIADPELKRLTLSGAFRTDEPGAVLEALRSALGLRTVSVPGFATLIYR from the coding sequence ATGAATTTCGCATCCGATGACAGCAAGGACCGGGAGCGGACGTCGCGGGAGGCGACCGAGTGGTTCGTGCGTCTCCAGAATCCCCTCGCCTCCGACGACACCCGGCGGGCTTACCGGGACTGGCTGATGGCCGACCCCGCCCATCGCGATGCGATCCGCGACGTATCGGAATTGTGGGGCGCGCTCGATCAGCCCGCCGCGGAACTCGCTGCCACCGGCTGGCATCGCTCCGCCGACGTCGCGCCGCGGCCGCGCAGATGGTTCGCGACGGGATCCCGACTCGCGACTGCCGCCGTCGTTCTCGTGGCGCTGGCGGGCGGACTGGCGGTGTGGCGCGATCCCGGCCTGATCGACCGGGCGTTCGCCGATGTCGCGACGCATCCCGGCGAGCGGATTGAAGTAAGTCTCGCCGACGGCACCCTCGCCTTTCTCGATGGCGACACCGCACTCAAGAGCCGCATGGACGGCGAGCGCCGCGAAGTCACCATGCTGCGCGGCCGGGTCTGGTTCGATGTGACCAGCGATCCGGCGCGGCCCTTCACGGTGCATGCCGGACGCGTCGAGACCCGGGTGCTCGGCACCGCCTTCGAGGTCAACCGAGAGGCCGCCGCGGTCACTGTCGAACGTGGCGAAGTCGCGGTGTCCGCCGTCGAAAACCAACATGGTCGGGTCAAGCTGACGGCCTGGCAGCGCGTTGCGCTTCAGGACGGAATGCTCGGCGCACCGGTGCCCGTCGATCCGGAGCAGATGTTCGCATGGCGGCGGGGGCTGATCATTCTCGATCGCGCTCCGCTCTCCCAGGTTGTGGAAGAGCTCGACAAAATGGCGCCCGGCCGCGTGCTGATCGCCGATCCGGAGCTGAAGCGCCTGACGCTGTCCGGAGCGTTCCGCACCGACGAACCCGGCGCGGTGCTGGAAGCCCTACGCAGCGCGCTCGGGCTCCGCACAGTGTCCGTCCCGGGCTTCGCGACGCTGATCTATCGCTGA
- a CDS encoding ABC transporter ATP-binding protein: MIVVKNISLAYQGAAILRDINLEIPETGVTALIGPNGAGKSSLLSLIARLQPIQTGSISVDGLPIGHTPSRVLARTLAILRQDPAIASRLRVRELVAFGRFPHNNGRATDEDRALTQAALERFDLTAFADRFIDTLSGGQRQLVLVAMTFCQGTRWLLLDEPLNNLDMFYARELMRSLREVADSERRAIVIVLHDINQAVTYADHIVAMKGGAVIANGSPDQIANTASLRRIFGYDMPVETYCGKPIVLNHL, encoded by the coding sequence ATGATCGTCGTGAAGAACATCTCGCTCGCCTATCAGGGCGCGGCGATCCTGCGGGACATCAATCTGGAGATTCCAGAGACCGGCGTCACCGCCTTGATCGGCCCGAACGGCGCGGGCAAGTCGAGCCTGCTGTCGCTGATCGCGCGGCTTCAGCCGATCCAGACCGGTTCGATCAGCGTCGACGGGCTGCCGATCGGTCACACTCCCAGCCGCGTGCTGGCGCGCACGCTGGCGATCCTGCGCCAGGATCCGGCGATCGCCAGCCGCCTCAGGGTGCGCGAGCTGGTGGCGTTCGGCCGCTTTCCGCACAACAACGGCCGCGCCACGGACGAGGACCGGGCGCTGACGCAGGCCGCGCTCGAGCGCTTCGACCTGACCGCCTTCGCCGACCGCTTCATCGATACACTGTCGGGCGGACAGCGGCAGCTCGTGCTGGTGGCGATGACGTTCTGCCAGGGCACGCGGTGGCTGCTGCTCGACGAGCCGCTCAACAATCTCGACATGTTCTATGCCCGCGAACTGATGCGCTCCTTGCGCGAAGTCGCCGACAGCGAGCGCCGCGCGATCGTGATCGTGCTCCACGACATCAATCAGGCCGTGACCTATGCGGACCACATCGTGGCCATGAAAGGCGGCGCCGTGATTGCGAATGGCTCCCCCGATCAGATCGCCAATACCGCAAGCCTGCGGCGGATCTTCGGCTATGACATGCCGGTCGAGACCTATTGCGGGAAACCGATTGTGCTGAATCACCTGTAG
- a CDS encoding iron chelate uptake ABC transporter family permease subunit, producing MRDRSTIVLAALGLTALACIGAFMTIGLRGNIAFALELRSTRLLALVLVAISIAVSTVVFQTVTANRILTPSIMGLDALYVFSQSLLVFAVGGLGFASLDPRLKFAGEALVMVALAALLFLPLLRSRVDLILMLLAGVTIGVLFRSLSSLLARLIDPNDFALLQGASYAGFGKIHGELLLAAGVLSSIGIAIAWRMRHVLDVLALGRDTATGLGLEWTRVVAGLIMLVAALVAVSTALVGPVAFFGLLVVALGERLIDTRRHAILLPAAALVAIIVLVGGQTILQHGLGGVSTLGVVIEFVGGLVFLAMLLHGVRR from the coding sequence ATGCGTGATCGCTCCACGATCGTGCTGGCGGCCCTCGGCCTGACTGCACTCGCCTGCATCGGCGCCTTCATGACGATCGGACTCCGCGGCAATATAGCCTTCGCACTCGAACTGCGCAGTACACGCCTGCTCGCCCTGGTGCTCGTCGCGATTTCCATCGCCGTCTCGACGGTGGTGTTTCAGACCGTGACGGCGAACCGGATCCTGACGCCGTCGATCATGGGGCTCGACGCGCTCTACGTGTTCAGCCAGTCGCTGCTGGTGTTTGCGGTCGGCGGGCTCGGCTTCGCGTCACTCGACCCACGACTCAAATTTGCCGGCGAGGCGCTGGTGATGGTCGCGCTCGCGGCGCTGCTGTTCCTGCCTTTGCTGAGGTCGCGCGTCGACCTGATCCTGATGCTGCTGGCGGGCGTCACCATCGGCGTGCTGTTCCGGAGCCTGTCGTCGCTGCTCGCGCGCCTGATCGACCCCAACGACTTCGCCCTGCTGCAAGGCGCGAGCTATGCCGGGTTCGGCAAGATTCACGGCGAGCTCCTGCTCGCGGCCGGCGTGTTGTCATCGATCGGGATCGCGATCGCCTGGCGGATGCGCCACGTGCTGGATGTTCTTGCACTCGGGCGCGACACCGCGACGGGCCTCGGCCTCGAATGGACCCGCGTCGTCGCCGGCCTGATCATGCTGGTCGCCGCACTGGTCGCCGTCTCCACCGCGCTGGTCGGGCCGGTAGCGTTCTTCGGCCTGCTCGTGGTGGCGTTGGGCGAGCGGCTGATCGACACCCGCCGTCATGCGATCCTGCTGCCCGCCGCAGCGCTGGTGGCGATCATCGTGCTTGTCGGCGGTCAGACCATTCTGCAGCATGGATTGGGCGGCGTCTCCACGCTGGGCGTCGTCATCGAATTCGTCGGTGGCCTCGTCTTCCTCGCAATGCTTCTCCATGGAGTGCGGCGATGA
- a CDS encoding ABC transporter permease, producing MMPVEQAVGRPVGAAALLVLAGLFVTSLFVGVGEVSLGGAFTDPDALYLIAASRLPRTLAAVLTGAGLAIAGLVMQTLARNRFVEPTTAGTGQSAALGILLVTLLMPSASIALKTLVASLTALAGTSLFLSIAHRLPPTQPFLVPLFGLVYGGVVGAAVTFVAWHADLLQFVEIWTSGEFSGVLRGRYELLWVSAAMLAATWIFADRFTLMSLGRDVSVGLGLDYARMMQIGLVIISVVTALTVVVVGLIPFVGLVVPNMVSRLMGDNMRSAIPWVAGSGAALVLVCDIVGRLLRFPYEIPVGTVLGVVGAAAFLWLLFRRPAHA from the coding sequence ATGATGCCCGTCGAACAGGCGGTCGGGCGCCCTGTCGGCGCGGCCGCGCTTCTGGTGCTGGCAGGGCTGTTCGTCACGAGTCTGTTCGTGGGCGTCGGCGAGGTCTCACTCGGCGGCGCCTTCACCGATCCCGATGCGCTCTATCTCATCGCGGCCAGTCGCCTGCCGCGAACGCTCGCCGCCGTGCTGACGGGGGCCGGCCTCGCGATCGCAGGCCTCGTGATGCAGACGCTGGCGCGCAATCGTTTTGTCGAGCCGACGACCGCGGGCACCGGCCAGAGCGCCGCGCTCGGCATCCTGCTCGTCACGCTCTTGATGCCGTCGGCCTCGATCGCCCTGAAAACTCTCGTCGCAAGCCTGACCGCGCTCGCCGGGACATCGTTGTTCCTGTCGATCGCGCATCGGCTGCCGCCGACGCAGCCCTTCCTCGTGCCGCTGTTCGGGCTGGTCTATGGCGGTGTCGTCGGCGCCGCCGTCACCTTCGTGGCCTGGCATGCCGATCTTCTTCAGTTCGTCGAGATCTGGACCAGTGGCGAGTTCTCGGGCGTGCTACGCGGGCGCTACGAACTGCTGTGGGTCTCGGCCGCGATGCTGGCGGCGACATGGATCTTCGCCGACCGCTTCACCCTGATGTCACTCGGGCGCGACGTCAGCGTCGGGTTGGGCCTCGACTATGCCCGGATGATGCAGATCGGCCTCGTCATCATTTCGGTCGTCACCGCGCTGACCGTCGTAGTGGTCGGGCTGATTCCGTTCGTCGGCTTGGTCGTGCCCAACATGGTTTCGCGGCTGATGGGCGACAACATGCGGTCGGCGATCCCCTGGGTGGCGGGCAGCGGCGCAGCGCTGGTTCTGGTCTGCGACATCGTCGGCCGGCTGCTGCGCTTTCCCTACGAGATCCCCGTCGGCACCGTGCTCGGCGTGGTCGGCGCCGCGGCCTTCCTCTGGCTGCTGTTTCGCAGGCCGGCCCATGCGTGA
- a CDS encoding siderophore ABC transporter substrate-binding protein translates to MFMIRLIAILAAFVLPAAAFAESVDVSTARGVVALQAKPRRVAVFDMAALDTLDLLGVKAAGVPDRVYLPELKKAAAGAEVVGTLFEPDLEALSALGPDLIILGGRSSPKLQQTSRVAPTIDMSIDGQDLIKDAEARLDTYGRLFGREQAAREAQRTFVAAVAAAREAAKDKGRALILMTNGPKISAFGVGSRFGWLHATLGIEPAVTSMGPGIHGEAVSFEFVRKADPDWLIVVDRALAIGAGDSQARATLDNELVRSTKAWKQGRVIYLPAADLYIAGGGIQAMTRVLAAITRGFSATQ, encoded by the coding sequence ATGTTCATGATCCGGTTGATCGCTATTCTGGCCGCCTTCGTTCTTCCGGCAGCGGCCTTCGCCGAGTCGGTCGATGTCAGCACGGCGCGCGGGGTGGTGGCGCTGCAGGCCAAGCCTCGACGCGTCGCGGTGTTCGACATGGCGGCGCTCGACACGCTCGATCTGCTCGGGGTGAAAGCCGCCGGCGTGCCGGATCGGGTCTATCTGCCCGAGCTGAAGAAGGCCGCCGCCGGCGCGGAAGTCGTCGGCACTCTGTTCGAACCGGACCTCGAAGCCCTCAGCGCACTCGGCCCCGATCTGATCATTCTCGGCGGACGCTCTTCGCCGAAACTGCAACAGACCTCGCGCGTCGCACCGACCATCGACATGTCGATCGACGGACAGGATCTCATCAAGGACGCTGAAGCGCGCCTCGACACCTATGGCCGGCTGTTCGGCCGCGAGCAGGCGGCGCGCGAGGCGCAGCGGACGTTCGTTGCCGCCGTCGCCGCCGCGCGCGAGGCGGCGAAGGACAAGGGTCGGGCGCTGATCCTGATGACGAACGGGCCCAAGATCTCCGCCTTCGGCGTCGGGTCGCGGTTCGGCTGGCTGCACGCGACGCTCGGCATCGAACCCGCAGTGACCTCGATGGGTCCCGGAATACACGGCGAGGCGGTGTCGTTCGAATTCGTCCGCAAGGCCGACCCCGACTGGCTGATCGTGGTCGATCGCGCGCTCGCGATCGGCGCCGGCGACAGCCAGGCGCGTGCGACGCTCGACAATGAGCTTGTGCGGAGCACCAAGGCCTGGAAGCAGGGCCGCGTGATCTATCTTCCCGCGGCCGATCTGTACATTGCGGGAGGCGGCATCCAGGCCATGACCCGCGTGCTCGCGGCGATCACCCGCGGATTTTCGGCCACGCAATGA
- a CDS encoding DUF6005 family protein: MTREEIVAAIRTVLAERMDNKHLDGFGPQSRLNADLYLDSVLMLNLFLHLELDHGLPAPEEIVAGADIETVGDLAALLADEMPAPKDATTAADTAEPDVHGEVYQDIKVHCFVSCLCDAVKAAGFDHRPMYFSIWDADFAVSERYQLLYHTPQISHDFFRRWFQRLYGARITEWYDHSASKQANLDKLLGLMAAHRPTESVMVMLDMFHLPERENKFNQNPFPHYLMVEPTEDPEIWQVRDPDFRWEGPIARERLLNAIAQPSVAGGYVFDRSAVRRPAAADIRDFFLACFIADDNPLIRRVRDIVTAHVEGRNGLCVEELDIALRELPVISIRKWAYEHGFAYFWRELRLPNGEFLHWCDEIEELALGLKGLHFAILRLAQTHDHCHAAKIFETLDRLDALEAAIKSRLHAAFLDWCVDQGFMLVPSSDSRLAAG, from the coding sequence ATGACCCGCGAGGAGATCGTCGCCGCGATCCGCACCGTGCTCGCCGAGCGGATGGACAACAAACACCTCGACGGCTTCGGCCCGCAATCGCGGCTGAACGCCGATCTGTATCTCGACTCCGTCTTGATGCTGAACCTGTTTCTGCATCTGGAGCTGGACCACGGCCTTCCCGCACCCGAGGAGATCGTCGCCGGCGCGGACATCGAGACGGTGGGCGATCTCGCGGCCTTGCTGGCCGACGAGATGCCTGCCCCCAAGGACGCGACGACCGCGGCCGACACCGCCGAGCCCGACGTGCACGGCGAGGTCTATCAGGACATCAAGGTCCACTGCTTCGTCTCGTGCCTGTGCGACGCGGTGAAGGCGGCCGGGTTCGATCACCGGCCGATGTATTTCAGCATCTGGGACGCGGACTTCGCCGTCTCCGAGCGCTACCAACTGCTGTATCACACGCCGCAGATCAGCCATGATTTCTTCCGCCGCTGGTTTCAGCGGCTCTACGGCGCGCGGATCACCGAGTGGTACGACCATTCCGCATCGAAGCAAGCCAATCTGGACAAGCTGCTCGGCCTGATGGCCGCTCACCGTCCGACCGAAAGCGTGATGGTGATGCTGGACATGTTTCACCTGCCCGAGCGGGAGAACAAGTTCAACCAGAATCCCTTCCCGCACTATCTCATGGTGGAGCCGACAGAAGATCCCGAGATCTGGCAGGTGCGCGATCCGGATTTTCGCTGGGAAGGCCCGATCGCGCGCGAGCGTCTGCTCAACGCCATCGCCCAGCCGAGCGTCGCGGGCGGCTACGTGTTCGACCGCAGCGCGGTGAGACGGCCCGCGGCCGCGGACATCCGCGATTTTTTCCTCGCGTGCTTCATTGCCGACGACAATCCCTTGATCCGCCGTGTGCGGGATATCGTTACGGCGCATGTCGAGGGTCGCAATGGTCTCTGCGTGGAGGAGCTGGACATCGCTCTGCGCGAGCTGCCGGTGATCTCGATCCGTAAATGGGCCTATGAGCACGGCTTCGCTTACTTTTGGCGAGAACTGCGCCTGCCGAACGGCGAGTTCCTGCATTGGTGCGACGAAATCGAAGAGCTCGCGCTCGGCCTGAAGGGCCTGCATTTCGCGATCCTGCGACTGGCGCAGACCCACGACCATTGCCATGCGGCGAAGATCTTCGAAACGCTCGATCGTCTCGACGCGCTCGAAGCCGCCATCAAGTCGCGGCTGCACGCGGCGTTCCTCGACTGGTGCGTCGACCAGGGCTTCATGCTTGTGCCCTCGTCCGATAGCCGACTGGCAGCAGGATGA
- a CDS encoding AMP-binding protein, whose translation MIHIDDKHYDRALMQAMSERAALATGLAEGADLSYAVCLSDTAEFLALLFAIREAGASILPIHPSTPRAAARRTAIDAGCDRLICDGYAIEKLEGGAPGPGRLLQTTSGTTGEPKRIARSWAEIDREIESYVSFFREPEDMTPVVACPVTHSYGLICGVLVALRRGQVPHVLNTGNPKFLIARLRETRRPLLYSSPAMLHTIARLLPAGETIFAAMTSGTLLPESWFAAIRGRTRHLFQQYGCSEAGCIAINPDLAAADEMGHPLPHLSVDTGTADAPREIVVRAGEHEIHTADLGYLKADGTLVFVARLDDTISVSGLNVYPREVEDVVMAMPGVTDAVAFRKLDPFAGERVALAFSAEHAIAPASLREWCAQNLAAHQVPMETMRVARVPRQANGKINRRAIATLYADGRLERIAAEAMA comes from the coding sequence ATGATCCATATCGACGACAAGCACTACGATCGCGCCCTCATGCAGGCCATGAGCGAACGCGCCGCGCTGGCCACAGGGCTCGCGGAAGGCGCGGACCTCAGCTACGCGGTGTGCCTGTCCGACACCGCCGAATTCCTGGCGCTGTTGTTCGCGATCCGCGAGGCCGGCGCCAGCATCCTGCCGATCCACCCCTCGACGCCGCGCGCGGCGGCGCGCCGAACGGCGATCGACGCGGGCTGCGATCGGCTGATCTGCGATGGTTACGCGATCGAAAAACTCGAAGGCGGCGCTCCGGGCCCGGGACGTTTGCTGCAGACGACCTCCGGCACCACCGGCGAGCCGAAGCGGATCGCGCGGAGCTGGGCCGAGATCGACCGCGAGATCGAGAGCTACGTCTCGTTCTTCCGTGAGCCGGAGGACATGACTCCCGTGGTCGCCTGCCCGGTCACGCATTCCTATGGCCTGATCTGCGGCGTGCTCGTGGCGCTGAGGCGCGGCCAGGTCCCGCATGTGCTCAACACCGGCAACCCGAAATTCCTGATCGCTCGCCTGCGCGAGACACGACGGCCGCTGCTGTATTCATCGCCCGCCATGCTGCACACGATCGCCCGGCTGCTGCCGGCCGGCGAGACGATCTTCGCCGCCATGACGTCGGGCACGCTGCTGCCGGAAAGCTGGTTCGCCGCGATCCGCGGCCGGACCAGACATCTGTTCCAGCAATACGGCTGCTCGGAAGCGGGATGCATCGCGATCAATCCCGACCTCGCTGCCGCCGATGAGATGGGACATCCGCTGCCACATCTCAGCGTCGACACCGGCACGGCCGACGCCCCGCGGGAGATCGTGGTGCGCGCGGGCGAGCACGAGATTCACACTGCCGATCTCGGTTACTTGAAGGCCGACGGAACCCTCGTCTTCGTCGCCAGGCTCGACGACACGATCAGCGTTTCCGGTCTCAACGTCTATCCGCGCGAGGTCGAGGACGTGGTGATGGCGATGCCGGGCGTGACCGATGCGGTGGCTTTCCGCAAGCTCGACCCGTTCGCGGGCGAGCGGGTGGCCCTCGCCTTCAGCGCCGAGCACGCCATCGCGCCCGCGAGCCTGCGCGAATGGTGCGCGCAGAACCTCGCCGCGCACCAGGTGCCGATGGAAACGATGCGCGTCGCCCGTGTGCCGCGGCAGGCGAACGGCAAGATCAACCGGCGCGCGATCGCGACCCTCTATGCGGATGGCCGGCTGGAGCGGATCGCCGCGGAGGCCATGGCATGA